In one Saccharibacillus brassicae genomic region, the following are encoded:
- a CDS encoding ABC transporter substrate-binding protein, translating into MAAAVLMVGLLAGCGGSGGAADGQSASGKKTLTLWGDWGGDGQEQIQTMVKAFNASQDKIEVKYVLQQDVITKFLTAATNGGTPDIVFWDRWRTSLYAPKNVLHPVDEYVERDGLDRADFYEEALKELTYQDKLYGLPLTVDTRALFYNKKMLDEAGLQPPKTWDDLANVAKTLTKWDGSKLNVAGMSLGDPGLFSMYIRQAGGSVMTEDGKVNVNTEAGKQVLDLWGRMMNEDKVYKVGFEEGLGEGADAFVTGKVAMLYTGPWMLSTYDKYGKDLEYGIVPPVAGPAGDTGGNMGGFGLVIPQGSKNPDEAWEFIKWWTANKDNALLWAKTSQNIPGFRPAVEDPYFSEDERWKPFLEALEYAKVRPTHPGYSVMEENALIPNLELFLQNKQSAEDTLQKAQTDGDRLLQENAVVQ; encoded by the coding sequence ATGGCCGCGGCGGTGCTGATGGTCGGTCTGCTGGCGGGCTGCGGAGGAAGCGGCGGAGCGGCGGACGGGCAAAGCGCAAGCGGCAAAAAGACGCTGACGCTGTGGGGCGACTGGGGCGGGGACGGGCAGGAGCAGATCCAGACGATGGTCAAGGCGTTCAACGCTTCGCAGGACAAGATCGAAGTGAAATACGTGCTGCAGCAGGACGTAATCACGAAGTTTCTGACGGCGGCGACGAACGGCGGCACGCCGGACATCGTCTTCTGGGACCGCTGGCGGACATCGCTCTACGCACCCAAAAACGTGCTGCATCCGGTCGACGAATACGTCGAGCGCGACGGTCTGGACCGGGCCGATTTTTACGAAGAAGCGCTGAAGGAATTGACGTACCAGGACAAACTGTACGGCCTTCCGCTGACCGTCGATACCCGCGCTCTTTTTTACAACAAAAAGATGCTGGACGAAGCCGGGCTGCAGCCGCCCAAGACGTGGGACGATCTGGCGAACGTCGCCAAAACGCTTACCAAATGGGACGGCAGCAAACTGAACGTGGCGGGCATGTCGCTCGGCGACCCCGGATTGTTCAGCATGTATATCCGCCAGGCCGGCGGCAGCGTCATGACCGAAGACGGCAAAGTGAACGTCAATACCGAAGCCGGCAAGCAGGTGCTTGATCTGTGGGGCCGCATGATGAACGAAGACAAAGTGTACAAAGTCGGCTTCGAAGAAGGGCTCGGCGAAGGCGCGGACGCGTTCGTGACCGGCAAAGTCGCCATGCTGTACACGGGCCCGTGGATGCTGAGCACGTACGACAAATACGGCAAAGATCTGGAATACGGCATCGTGCCGCCCGTGGCCGGTCCGGCCGGCGACACCGGAGGCAATATGGGCGGATTCGGCCTCGTCATTCCGCAGGGATCGAAAAATCCGGACGAAGCGTGGGAGTTTATCAAATGGTGGACCGCCAACAAAGACAATGCGCTGCTGTGGGCCAAAACGAGCCAGAACATTCCCGGGTTCCGTCCCGCGGTCGAAGATCCGTATTTCTCGGAAGACGAGCGCTGGAAGCCGTTCCTCGAAGCGCTGGAATACGCCAAAGTCCGTCCGACCCATCCCGGTTATTCGGTCATGGAAGAGAACGCCCTGATCCCGAATCTGGAACTGTTCCTGCAAAACAAGCAGAGCGCCGAAGACACGCTGCAAAAAGCGCAAACGGACGGCGATCGCCTGCTTCAGGAAAACGCGGTCGTGCAGTAA
- a CDS encoding DUF1775 domain-containing protein: protein MTNATETKMNRTWKKLLALAAPASAALLMFTAVASAHVTVMPKESGTGAWETYTMKVPVEKDVNTNKVVLKMPEGAEFQQYEPIPGWTTAVDETAGTVTWEAEGDGIAAGQFQRFTFVVKNPEQAGDMAWDAFQYYADGSIVEWTGDEDAATPHSMTTIGAEAGETAANAHGQAAAAGEATPPAEAGEDEAAVSDPAAAPADGAAAETPADTTGAADTQEASAVSDPASVPADSASDTPAAQSSNTLLYVTLALSIVAIGLSGAALAARKRK from the coding sequence ATGACAAATGCAACCGAAACGAAGATGAACCGTACGTGGAAAAAACTGCTGGCTTTGGCGGCTCCGGCTTCCGCGGCGCTGCTGATGTTCACGGCGGTGGCCAGCGCGCACGTGACGGTTATGCCGAAAGAGTCGGGTACGGGAGCCTGGGAAACGTACACGATGAAAGTCCCGGTCGAAAAAGACGTCAATACGAATAAAGTCGTGCTCAAAATGCCGGAAGGCGCCGAGTTCCAACAGTACGAGCCGATTCCGGGCTGGACGACCGCGGTCGACGAGACGGCCGGTACGGTGACGTGGGAAGCGGAAGGGGACGGCATCGCGGCCGGTCAATTCCAACGCTTTACGTTCGTCGTCAAAAACCCGGAACAGGCGGGCGATATGGCCTGGGACGCGTTCCAGTATTACGCGGACGGCAGCATCGTGGAATGGACGGGCGACGAAGACGCCGCCACGCCGCATTCGATGACGACGATCGGCGCGGAAGCCGGCGAGACGGCCGCGAACGCGCACGGCCAGGCTGCGGCCGCGGGCGAAGCGACGCCGCCTGCCGAGGCGGGTGAAGACGAAGCGGCGGTGAGCGATCCGGCGGCTGCGCCGGCCGACGGCGCCGCAGCGGAGACTCCGGCCGACACGACCGGGGCTGCGGATACGCAGGAAGCGTCCGCCGTGTCCGATCCGGCGTCGGTTCCGGCCGACTCGGCATCCGATACGCCGGCCGCGCAGTCCAGCAATACGCTGCTGTACGTGACGCTCGCCCTGTCGATCGTGGCGATCGGCTTGTCGGGCGCTGCGCTGGCAGCTCGCAAGCGCAAGTAA
- a CDS encoding glycoside hydrolase family 125 protein produces the protein MPNTQEIPQALKRLTAQVQARQGKEVAERFERCLANTWNTTLKKQEDGTTFVITGDIPAMWLRDSAAQVRPFLTASEDPEIGDLIEGVVRRQFRYVLLDPYANAFNESANGHGHQGDETESGPWIWERKYEIDSLCYPIQLAYLLWRNAGRVSQFDDTFRQGVRIIIDTWRTEQHHERDSSYRFVRTSGAPTDTLERNGLGTKTGYTGMTWSGFRPSDDACRYGYLVPSNAFAVVALGYAAEIARDVLGDAELAEAAQALAGELRAGIEESGVTEHPEFGRLYAYEADGLGAFNLMDDANVPSLLSLPYLGYCGADDPLYQTTRSFVLSADNPYFYAGQAASGIGSPHTPPNYIWPIALAMQGMTAGDEAERERMLELLMTTDGGTGYMHEGFHADQPEQFTRPWFSWANMMFCELALMCSGIVVRK, from the coding sequence ATGCCAAACACGCAGGAAATCCCGCAGGCCCTAAAGCGTCTGACCGCGCAGGTGCAGGCCAGGCAGGGAAAGGAAGTCGCCGAGCGGTTCGAACGCTGCCTGGCCAATACGTGGAACACGACGCTCAAGAAGCAGGAAGACGGCACCACGTTCGTCATCACCGGCGATATCCCCGCCATGTGGCTGAGAGATTCGGCCGCGCAGGTCCGGCCGTTTCTGACGGCAAGCGAAGACCCGGAGATCGGCGACCTGATCGAAGGAGTGGTACGCCGGCAGTTCCGGTACGTGCTGCTCGACCCTTACGCCAACGCGTTTAACGAAAGCGCCAACGGACACGGGCATCAAGGCGACGAGACCGAATCCGGGCCGTGGATCTGGGAACGGAAATACGAGATCGATTCGCTCTGTTACCCGATTCAACTGGCCTACCTGCTCTGGAGAAACGCCGGCCGCGTCTCGCAGTTCGACGATACTTTCCGGCAGGGCGTCAGAATCATCATCGACACATGGCGGACAGAGCAGCATCACGAGCGCGATTCAAGCTACCGCTTCGTGCGTACGAGCGGTGCGCCGACCGATACGCTGGAGCGAAACGGTCTCGGTACGAAGACCGGGTATACCGGCATGACGTGGTCGGGCTTCCGGCCGAGCGACGACGCCTGCCGATACGGCTATCTGGTGCCGTCGAACGCTTTTGCCGTCGTGGCGCTCGGGTATGCCGCGGAGATCGCCCGGGACGTGCTCGGCGATGCCGAGCTCGCGGAAGCTGCGCAAGCGCTGGCCGGGGAACTCAGGGCGGGAATCGAAGAGAGCGGCGTGACGGAGCATCCGGAATTCGGCCGATTGTACGCGTACGAAGCGGACGGGCTCGGTGCGTTCAACCTGATGGACGACGCCAATGTGCCGAGCCTGCTGTCGCTGCCGTATCTCGGCTACTGCGGCGCCGACGATCCGCTGTACCAAACGACGCGGTCATTCGTGCTCAGTGCGGACAATCCTTATTTTTACGCCGGCCAAGCCGCTTCCGGAATCGGCAGTCCGCATACGCCGCCGAATTATATCTGGCCTATCGCGCTGGCGATGCAGGGCATGACGGCGGGGGACGAAGCGGAGCGCGAGCGGATGCTGGAACTGCTCATGACGACGGACGGAGGGACGGGCTACATGCACGAAGGGTTCCACGCGGACCAGCCCGAACAGTTCACGCGTCCGTGGTTCTCCTGGGCGAACATGATGTTCTGCGAACTGGCGCTGATGTGCAGCGGAATCGTCGTCAGGAAGTAA
- a CDS encoding carbohydrate ABC transporter permease: MISAGKLEKSRSSAARLGRHQARMGYLFILPTMLLFAVFMIIPVGMALYLSFTNYDVLSKNDWIGLANYSRLLQDNLYWKTFVNVGFYAIVFVPFNLLISLLLAVLLNRAARGVKVLRTFYYLPTLTSAVAAATVWLWLLHPEYGMVNGILSGFGIVGPAWTSQTETAMIAIIMMTLWQSVGSNMIIYLAGLQGIPDYLYESARLDGASRFDCLRYITWPQLRPTTFLVSTMAIIGALQLFDQAFVLTQGGPANATKTPVYLIYQQGFNQLQMGYASAQAFVLAMAILVFSLISMRLNKSEEPIL, translated from the coding sequence ATGATATCAGCCGGAAAATTGGAAAAATCGCGTTCGTCGGCTGCCAGACTCGGCCGGCACCAGGCGCGAATGGGCTATCTGTTCATTCTGCCGACCATGCTGCTGTTCGCGGTCTTCATGATCATTCCCGTCGGCATGGCGCTGTATCTCAGCTTCACGAATTACGACGTGCTGAGCAAGAACGACTGGATCGGGCTGGCCAACTACAGCCGCCTGCTGCAGGACAATCTGTATTGGAAAACGTTCGTCAACGTCGGCTTCTACGCGATCGTGTTCGTGCCGTTCAATCTGTTGATCTCGCTGCTGCTTGCGGTACTGCTCAACCGCGCCGCCCGGGGCGTCAAAGTGCTGCGGACGTTCTATTACCTGCCGACGCTGACGTCGGCCGTTGCCGCGGCGACGGTCTGGCTGTGGCTGCTGCACCCCGAATACGGGATGGTCAACGGCATTCTGTCCGGCTTCGGCATCGTCGGGCCCGCCTGGACGTCGCAGACCGAGACGGCGATGATCGCGATCATCATGATGACACTGTGGCAGAGCGTAGGCTCGAACATGATCATCTACCTGGCCGGGCTGCAGGGCATTCCCGACTATCTGTACGAATCGGCGCGGCTTGACGGCGCTTCGCGCTTCGACTGCCTGCGCTACATTACGTGGCCGCAGCTGCGGCCGACGACGTTCCTCGTGAGCACGATGGCGATCATCGGCGCGCTGCAGCTGTTCGACCAGGCGTTTGTCCTCACGCAGGGCGGACCGGCCAACGCGACTAAAACGCCGGTCTACCTGATCTATCAGCAGGGATTCAACCAGCTGCAAATGGGCTACGCTTCGGCGCAGGCGTTCGTGCTGGCGATGGCGATCCTCGTCTTCTCGCTGATCAGCATGCGCCTGAACAAATCGGAGGAGCCGATTCTGTAG
- a CDS encoding GntR family transcriptional regulator, whose product MKELSSSIPMYEKIFNETRSLIETGVYRSGDKIPSEKELADAYNVSRITSKKALDLLAAEGAIVRMPGRGSFVSPDSPDGPRPGRAASAQTAERAVPAAKEKMIGLVLTDFSASYGTRLLYSMEEFTRKNDCFLVLRRTFGDQASEESAIQKMRGLGVDGLIVFPAQGEYFNAEILKLVIAEFPLVLIDRKLKGVAAASISTDNAEAAALAVNHLFELGHRNIALLSPPPRDTTAIEERIEGFVRAHADCGIAADRGLWMNDITATLPDAFYASNIEQEIQRIAEHLESHPDITAFFAIEYYIALLAKAAAERLGKKVPQDLSIVCFDSPTLNVGEGYLFTHIRQKEEEMGRLAIESVLGILAGTQPAAEVRLPAELVPGSSTAAARKG is encoded by the coding sequence TTGAAAGAGTTATCTTCTTCGATTCCCATGTACGAGAAAATATTCAACGAAACGCGCAGCTTGATCGAGACCGGCGTGTACCGCAGCGGCGACAAGATCCCGTCGGAGAAAGAACTGGCCGACGCCTACAACGTCAGTCGGATCACGAGCAAAAAAGCGCTTGATCTGCTGGCCGCCGAAGGCGCGATCGTGCGGATGCCGGGGCGGGGGTCTTTTGTCAGCCCGGATTCGCCCGACGGACCGCGGCCGGGGCGGGCTGCGTCGGCGCAGACTGCCGAGCGTGCCGTCCCCGCGGCGAAAGAAAAAATGATCGGGCTGGTGCTGACCGACTTTTCCGCCAGTTACGGCACGCGCCTGCTCTACAGCATGGAAGAATTCACCCGGAAAAACGACTGCTTTTTGGTGCTGAGACGCACGTTCGGCGATCAGGCCAGCGAAGAATCGGCCATCCAGAAAATGCGCGGCCTCGGCGTGGACGGGCTGATCGTTTTTCCGGCGCAGGGCGAATATTTCAATGCGGAGATTTTGAAGCTCGTAATCGCCGAGTTCCCGCTTGTCCTCATCGACCGCAAACTCAAAGGCGTGGCTGCCGCGTCGATCAGCACCGACAACGCGGAAGCCGCGGCGCTTGCTGTCAACCATTTGTTCGAACTCGGCCACCGCAATATCGCGCTGCTCTCGCCTCCGCCCCGCGATACGACGGCGATCGAGGAGCGGATCGAAGGCTTCGTGCGCGCCCATGCCGACTGCGGCATCGCGGCCGACCGCGGGCTGTGGATGAACGACATCACGGCGACGCTGCCCGATGCTTTTTACGCGAGCAATATCGAACAAGAAATTCAGCGTATCGCGGAACATCTGGAGAGCCATCCGGACATCACCGCTTTTTTCGCGATCGAATATTATATTGCGCTGTTGGCCAAAGCCGCCGCGGAACGGTTGGGCAAAAAAGTGCCGCAGGACCTTTCGATCGTCTGCTTCGACAGCCCTACGCTCAATGTGGGCGAAGGTTATCTGTTTACGCATATTCGTCAAAAAGAAGAAGAGATGGGCCGTCTCGCGATCGAGAGCGTACTGGGCATCCTCGCCGGCACCCAACCCGCTGCCGAAGTGAGGCTGCCCGCCGAACTCGTTCCCGGTTCTTCGACGGCCGCGGCGAGAAAAGGCTGA